The window CTTCTTTGAATTTTCCAAGTAGTGCTCCCATAAAGTAATATGAAGCACGTAATTTATTAACAGCACCTTCTACTAACGGTGTATTGATTAAGTTTGTAGGATCTATAATTAACTCGTCATTATCTATTTCATATGTACCATTTAATTGCTCAATCATCATACCTAGATGCTCAACATCAACAATTTGTGGAACACCTTCTAAAATAACTGAAGAATCAGCTAAAATGGCCGCAGGAATTAAAGCAACTGTACTATTTTTAGCACTATCAATTCGGACAGTTCCATTTAATGGACGTCCTCCTTCTATTTTAATCACTTCCATCGACGCTCTTCCTTTCTGTTTTACAGCAATACCTATTGTATTATATCAAACTTTAGCCTAAGTTGTTAAAGATATTTTTACCTTTTATAGTGCTTAATACGCAAATTTTTCAAATTCTTATAATAATTAATTATTTTTGCCCCATTCGACACGAAATCGCTTTTTATTTTCAATATTTTATCTATCAGTAAATCAGCTTTAAATAATAAAATAATTTTCAATTACAATAATCTCTAATTTATCTTAAAACACAACATCCATTTTTACCAATTATAACTTCAATCGGCTTTTTCTTTTCATCTATTGTCATTTACTGTAAAATATTAGATGTTAGGAGGGAGTTCATTCATGCGAAAACTTGAAGTATCAAGTCTAATCTCTAAGATTGAAGCCATGTGTATTGATGCAAACTATAATGTCAGTCCGACATTAATGGACACGTTAAAACAAGCACAAAATAGTGAAACATCTGTACTTGGAAAAAATATTTTAAGCCAAATCATTAAAAATGATGAAATTGCTAAACAATCACAAGTTCCAATGTGTCAAGATACTGGAATTGCTGTTGTTTTTGTTGAAATCGGATCTAATCTTCAACTCATCGGAAATCTAGAAGAAGCAATTCATGAAGGAATTCGACGCGGTTATGAAAAAGGTTATTTAAGAAAATCAGTCGTAAAGCATCCACTGAATCGTGTTAACACAAAAGATAATACACCTGCTATTATTCATTATCAATGGACTGAGGGAGATCAACTTAAGATTACGCTTGCGCCTAAAGGTGCGGGAAGTGAAAACGTAAGTGCTGTTAGTATGTTAAAACCTTCAGATGGTTATGATGGTGTAAAAAAATTCGTCTTAGATACGATCTTAAAAGCGGGAGGAAATCCTTGTCCACCGATTATTGTCGGTGTCGGTATCGGCGG of the Turicibacter sp. TJ11 genome contains:
- a CDS encoding fumarate hydratase, which translates into the protein MRKLEVSSLISKIEAMCIDANYNVSPTLMDTLKQAQNSETSVLGKNILSQIIKNDEIAKQSQVPMCQDTGIAVVFVEIGSNLQLIGNLEEAIHEGIRRGYEKGYLRKSVVKHPLNRVNTKDNTPAIIHYQWTEGDQLKITLAPKGAGSENVSAVSMLKPSDGYDGVKKFVLDTILKAGGNPCPPIIVGVGIGGNFEKCALLSKQALMRPIDDVSSDDICARLEKELLTEINNLNIGPMGFGGQTTALAVKVNAYPCHIASLPVAVNIQCHASRHVTEIF